GACCGACAGTGGCGTGATCTTGGCGGTGAGCCCCAGGCGCTTGGCCAGTGCGTTGCACAGGTCGACGTCGAAGCCGACCATCTCCCGCGTCTTCGGGTCCGGTGCCGCGAACGGCGGGACGTCGGCGAAGGTGCCGCAGCGCAGCTCCTTGCGCTGCTGGATGTCCTGCCACTGATCGGCGAGTGCGGCCAACGGCAAGGTGCTCAGGGCGAGGGCGGTGATGGCCGCTGGCTTTGCGGCGCGGATTCGGAAGGACATGGCGGACTCCAGGGTGAGGACGCTCAGTGCGAGCGCAGGTCGGACAGGAAGCGTTGCGCGCGCGGGTGCCGCGGGCTGCGGAAGAAGGTCTCGGGCTCGGCCGATTCGAGGATGCAGCCGGCGTCCATGAACCACACGCGGTCGGCGACCTCGCGGGCGAAGTTCATCTCGTGCGTCACGCACATCATCGTCATGCCGTCGCCGGCCAGGCTGCGCATCACGGCCAGCACCTCCCCGACCATCTCGGGATCGAGGGCACTGGTCGGTTCGTCGAACAGCATCGCGGGCGGCTCCATCGCCAGCGCGCGGGCGATCGCCACGCGTTGCTGCTGGCCGCCGGAGAGCTGGGCCGGGTACGACATGGCCTTGGACGCCAGGCCCACGCGTTCGAGCAGCTGCATCGCCTTCTCGCGGGCTTCGCCACGCTTGATGCCGCTCACGTGCACGGGCGACAGCATCACGTTGTCGAGGGCCGACAGGTGCGGGAACAGGTTGAAGCTCTGGAACACGAACCCGATGCGGCTGCGCAGCTTGTTGAGCTGGGCGCTGCTCATCGGGGCGTGGATGTCGTGGCCGTCGACCACGACGCGGCCGGACTTGATCTCCTCCAGCCGGTTCACGGTGCGGATCAGCGTCGACTTGCCCGAGCCGGAAGGTCCGCAGACGACCACCACTTCGCCCTTCTTGACCTCGGCGTTGATGTCGGTGAGCGCGCGGTAGTGGCCGTACCACTTGTTGACGTCGGAGAACGTGATCATCGGGAAGATCCTTCAGGGCTCGGCGGCGATCGGCTGCGAGACGACGGCGGGCGGCGCCGCCGCGCCGGCGCCGCGCAGGCCGGCCCGCTTGGCCTCGATGTGCCGCTCCAGCGCGGTGGCCGCGCGGGTCAGGCTCCAGCACACGACGTAATAGATGGTCGCCAGGATGAAGAAGACGTGGAACGGCTTGGTCAGCAGCTGGTTGTTGATCTGGTTGGCCGCGAAGGTCAGCTCCGGCACGTTGATCACGTAGCCGAGCGTCGTCTCCTTGATCGTCGACACGAACTGGCTCAGCATGCTCGGCAGCATGTTGAACAGGGCCTGCGGCAGGATCACGAGTCGCATCGCGCCGAGATGGCTGTGCCCGAGGGCGCGCGCGGCTTCCATCTGGCCCTTGGGCAGCGCCTGGATGCCGGCGCGCACCACCTCGGCGAGGTA
The Piscinibacter sp. XHJ-5 DNA segment above includes these coding regions:
- a CDS encoding amino acid ABC transporter ATP-binding protein, whose protein sequence is MITFSDVNKWYGHYRALTDINAEVKKGEVVVVCGPSGSGKSTLIRTVNRLEEIKSGRVVVDGHDIHAPMSSAQLNKLRSRIGFVFQSFNLFPHLSALDNVMLSPVHVSGIKRGEAREKAMQLLERVGLASKAMSYPAQLSGGQQQRVAIARALAMEPPAMLFDEPTSALDPEMVGEVLAVMRSLAGDGMTMMCVTHEMNFAREVADRVWFMDAGCILESAEPETFFRSPRHPRAQRFLSDLRSH
- a CDS encoding amino acid ABC transporter permease — translated: MNTIIEILRDNWLLLLIGQYPNGPLGGIACTLILSVLGIALAFPLSVLLALARLSPWRVLNWPATALVYVARGVPLLMVILWVYFLVPLLIGHNVSGFVTMLCTLVLYEGAYLAEVVRAGIQALPKGQMEAARALGHSHLGAMRLVILPQALFNMLPSMLSQFVSTIKETTLGYVINVPELTFAANQINNQLLTKPFHVFFILATIYYVVCWSLTRAATALERHIEAKRAGLRGAGAAAPPAVVSQPIAAEP